A single window of Chondrinema litorale DNA harbors:
- a CDS encoding lipocalin-like domain-containing protein: MIQLAKEKIGTRILGSWKLVNWVYETEAGEIVDFYGKDPHGLLVFLDSGYMSVHVYKNNRTKFNDLALNSGSIEEKANSFSTFTAYYGIYEEVRPGVFETAVEGALIPDWLGTTQIRYAELKDDILVLSTPPTPTSEGLRTFRLTWEKVDRG; encoded by the coding sequence ATGATACAATTAGCAAAAGAAAAAATAGGAACCCGCATATTGGGTTCCTGGAAATTAGTAAACTGGGTTTATGAAACTGAAGCAGGAGAAATAGTAGACTTTTATGGCAAAGACCCACATGGATTATTAGTTTTTCTTGATTCTGGATACATGAGTGTTCATGTATATAAAAACAATAGAACCAAGTTTAATGATCTAGCTCTAAATTCAGGTAGTATAGAAGAGAAAGCGAATAGCTTTTCCACTTTTACAGCCTATTATGGAATTTATGAAGAAGTAAGACCGGGAGTTTTTGAAACCGCTGTTGAAGGTGCACTTATACCAGATTGGTTAGGCACCACTCAAATACGTTATGCAGAACTCAAAGATGATATTTTAGTATTATCTACTCCTCCCACACCAACTAGTGAAGGACTTAGAACCTTTAGGTTAACTTGGGAAAAGGTAGATAGAGGATGA